Proteins from a single region of Herpetosiphon gulosus:
- a CDS encoding 2Fe-2S iron-sulfur cluster-binding protein encodes MPQITVGSQAAFEVASGTRLVNALEDHGVDILHRCGGNARCTTCRVEFQAGEPQAITKAESFKLAEAKLTGVRLACQILCEHDMQLQPLQTLSASGLPDPGPRPADELTPAPEWLNA; translated from the coding sequence ATGCCCCAGATTACGGTTGGCTCGCAAGCAGCGTTTGAGGTCGCTAGCGGCACGCGTTTGGTCAATGCACTCGAAGATCATGGTGTTGATATTTTGCATCGCTGTGGTGGCAATGCCCGTTGCACAACCTGTCGGGTTGAGTTTCAGGCTGGCGAACCCCAAGCCATCACCAAAGCTGAATCGTTTAAATTGGCCGAGGCCAAGCTGACTGGAGTGCGATTGGCTTGCCAAATCCTTTGTGAACACGACATGCAACTCCAACCCTTACAAACCCTGAGTGCATCGGGCTTGCCCGACCCTGGGCCACGCCCCGCCGATGAACTTACCCCAGCCCCTGAATGGCTGAATGCTTGA
- a CDS encoding acyltransferase: MAFFRQRFELARGLAGTNLRSMEGLRGIAVFLVFLVHFRSSIQPWLFSDGPTATINNALAMIGNTGVDLFFVLSGYLIYASLIKREQAYMGFIGRRIRRIYPTFFVIFMVYLGLSILFPAESKIPSGVTAATLYFIQNLIFLPGLLPIEPMITVAWSLSYEVFYYLIMPVIVVAIGLRGKTPQWRIGFFSVVGLVLTAVCIIWQGPLKLAMFIAGILLHELLESYRERTPAAWLGLLGLVIGTCAPLLPLTGMLGNAIRFTLIFSGFLLACWHCFSQTESWLKQALSWTPLRWLGNMSYSYYLIHGLALHAGFMLLSKLIPATPTAGWFFWLILLLMFGLTLVVGALLFIVVEHPMSLRNNVKPIVEPRDPEVRPALKADAA, translated from the coding sequence ATGGCATTTTTTCGGCAGCGTTTTGAGCTAGCCCGTGGTTTAGCAGGCACCAACCTGCGTTCAATGGAAGGTTTGCGCGGAATCGCAGTTTTTCTGGTGTTTTTGGTGCACTTTCGCAGTTCGATCCAGCCGTGGTTATTCAGCGATGGCCCAACCGCCACGATTAATAATGCTTTGGCAATGATTGGCAACACTGGGGTTGATTTATTTTTCGTGCTCAGTGGCTATTTGATCTATGCCTCGTTGATTAAACGTGAGCAAGCTTATATGGGCTTTATCGGGCGACGAATTCGGCGGATTTACCCAACCTTTTTTGTGATTTTCATGGTCTATCTGGGGTTATCGATTCTTTTTCCGGCTGAAAGTAAAATCCCCAGCGGCGTAACTGCTGCAACGCTCTATTTCATTCAAAACTTAATCTTTTTGCCTGGGTTGCTGCCGATTGAGCCAATGATTACGGTTGCTTGGTCGCTGAGCTATGAAGTGTTTTATTATTTGATTATGCCAGTCATCGTCGTGGCGATTGGCTTGCGTGGCAAAACGCCCCAATGGCGAATCGGCTTTTTCAGCGTGGTTGGCTTGGTGCTCACCGCCGTTTGTATCATCTGGCAAGGCCCGCTGAAATTGGCGATGTTTATTGCTGGCATTTTGCTGCACGAATTGTTGGAATCGTATCGCGAGCGTACTCCAGCGGCTTGGCTCGGCTTGCTTGGTTTGGTCATCGGGACATGCGCTCCATTGTTGCCACTGACTGGTATGCTGGGCAATGCAATTCGGTTTACATTAATTTTCAGTGGCTTTTTGTTGGCATGCTGGCACTGTTTTAGCCAAACTGAATCGTGGCTTAAACAGGCGCTTTCGTGGACACCACTGCGTTGGTTGGGCAATATGAGCTATTCATATTATTTGATTCATGGCTTGGCCTTACATGCAGGCTTTATGCTGCTAAGTAAATTGATACCCGCTACGCCAACGGCTGGTTGGTTCTTTTGGCTGATTTTGCTGTTGATGTTTGGCTTGACGCTGGTGGTTGGCGCATTGTTGTTTATTGTGGTTGAACACCCAATGTCGTTGAGAAACAATGTCAAACCTATAGTTGAGCCACGCGATCCAGAAGTGCGCCCAGCACTCAAAGCTGACGCTGCCTAA
- a CDS encoding arsinothricin resistance N-acetyltransferase ArsN1 family B, which yields MAEIRVATVADAAAIQAIYAPIVEQTAISFEVVAPTSAEIAQRISKTLELYPWLVWCDEQAVVQGYAYASQHRTRAAYQWSVDTTVYVAHTAQRQGVGRALYQQLLAILRGLGYYSAYAGITLPNAKSVGLHEALGFTPVGVYRQAGFKHERWHDVGWWQYQLQTGDQTPADPRKFGVS from the coding sequence ATGGCTGAAATTCGGGTTGCGACGGTGGCTGATGCGGCGGCGATTCAGGCGATTTATGCGCCAATTGTTGAGCAAACCGCAATCTCTTTTGAGGTTGTGGCTCCAACTAGCGCTGAAATCGCCCAGCGCATCAGCAAAACGCTCGAATTATACCCATGGTTAGTTTGGTGTGATGAACAGGCGGTGGTGCAAGGCTATGCCTATGCCAGCCAACACCGAACTCGGGCAGCCTATCAATGGTCGGTCGATACCACCGTGTATGTGGCTCATACGGCCCAGCGCCAAGGTGTTGGTCGGGCGTTATATCAGCAACTTTTAGCGATTTTGCGCGGGCTTGGCTATTATTCGGCCTATGCTGGCATCACCTTGCCCAATGCTAAAAGTGTTGGTTTGCACGAGGCGCTTGGTTTTACGCCAGTTGGGGTTTATCGCCAAGCAGGCTTTAAACATGAGCGTTGGCATGATGTTGGTTGGTGGCAATATCAGTTGCAAACTGGCGATCAAACTCCAGCCGATCCACGTAAATTTGGTGTAAGCTAG